In the Apteryx mantelli isolate bAptMan1 chromosome 13, bAptMan1.hap1, whole genome shotgun sequence genome, one interval contains:
- the SLITRK4 gene encoding SLIT and NTRK-like protein 4: MFLWLFLVLSSPVSSTTADADISVEICNVCSCVSVENVLYVNCEKVAVYRPNQLKPPWSNFYHLNFQNNLLIVLYPNTFLNFTHAVSLQLGNNKLQNIEGGAFLGLSALKQLHLNNNELKILRADTFLGIENLEYLQADYNLIKFIERGAFNKLHKLKVLILNDNLISFLPDNIFRFASLTHLDIRGNRIQKLPYIGVLEHIGRIVELQLEDNPWNCTCDLLPLKAWLENMPYNIYIGEAICETPSDLYGRLLKETNKQELCSMGTGSDFDVRVLPPSQLEPGYSTPNGHTTQTSVHRLVTKPPKTTNPSKISGIVAGKALSNRNLSQIVSYQTRVPPLTPCPVPCVCKTHPSDLGLSVNCQERNIESMAELVPRPLNAKKLHVNGNYIKDVDTTDFTEFEGLDLLHLGSNRISVIKGEVFRNLTNLRRLYLNGNQIERLSPEMFAGLHNLQYLYLEYNVIKEILAGTFDLMPNLQLLYLNNNLLRSLPAYVFAGAPLARLNLRNNHFMYLPVSGVLDQLKSLTQIDLEGNPWDCTCDLVALKLWLEKLSEGIVVKELKCETPVQFANIELKSLKNEILCPKLLNKPSALFSSPVPAVTFTTPLGPVRSPSGGPVPLSILILSILVVLILTVFVAFCLLVFVLRRNKKPTVKHEGIGNQECSSMQLQLRKHDHKSNKKDGLGAEAFIPQTIEQMSKSHTCGLKESETGFTFADPPGQKVILRNISDKEKDLLHVDTRKRLSTIDELDELFPGRDSNVFIQNFLESKKEYNSIGVSGFEIRYPEKQQDKKNKKSLIGGNHSKIVVEQRKSEYFELKAKLQGSPDYLQVLEEQTALNKM; encoded by the coding sequence ATGTTTCTGTGGCTCTTTCTGGTTCtgtcatctccagtttcttctaCAACTGCAGATGCTGATATATCTGTGGAAATTTGCAATGTTTGCTCCTGTGTGTCAGTTGAGAATGTACTCTATGTCAACTGTGAGAAGGTTGCAGTCTACAGACCAAATCAGCTTAAACCACCATGGTCCAATTTTTACCACCTCAACTTTCAAAACAACCTGCTAATTGTTCTATATCCAAATACCTTTCTTAATTTTACACATGCAGTGTCCTTGCAACTGGGTAATAATAAATTACAGAACATTGAGGGAGGAGCATTCCTGGGTCTTAGTGCATTAAAGCAGTTGCACTTGAACAACAATGAATTAAAGATTCTCCGAGCTGATACCTTCCTTGGTATAGAGAACTTGGAGTATCTCCAAGCTGACTACAATTTAATCAAGTTTATTGAACGGGGAGCCTTCAATAAGCTTCACAAGCTGAAAGTCCTCATCCTTAATGACAATCTGATTTCATTCCTTCCTGATAATATTTTTCGATTTGCTTCTCTAACCCATCTGGATATACGAGGGAATCGAATACAGAAGCTTCCATACATTGGAGTTCTGGAACACATTGGGCGAATTGTCGAATTGCAGCTGGAAGACAACCCTTGGAATTGTACTTGTGATTTGTTGCCTTTGAAAGCGTGGCTGGAGAACATGCCCTATAACATCTACATTGGCGAAGCTATCTGTGAGACACCCAGTGACTTGTATGGAAGGCTGTTGAAAGAAACCAACAAGCAAGAGCTGTGCTCCATGGGGACGGGGAGCGACTTCGATGTGCGCGTTCTGCCTCCCTCGCAGCTGGAGCCGGGTTACAGCACACCTAATGGCCACACTACACAGACATCAGTGCACAGATTAGTCACAAAGCCTCCGAAAACTACAAATCCTTCTAAGATCTCGGGGATAGTAGCAGGCAAAGCACTATCCAATCGCAATCTCAGTCAAATCGTATCTTATCAGACCAGGGTGCCTCCTTTAACACCTTGCCCAGTCCCCTGTGTTTGCAAAACACATCCTTCTGACCTGGGATTAAGTGTAAATTGCCAAGAAAGAAATATAGAATCAATGGCCGAACTCGTACCAAGACCTTTAAATGCCAAGAAACTGCACGTAAATGGCAATTATATTAAGGATGTGGACACCACAGATTTCACTGAGTTCGAGGGGCTGGATTTACTACATTTAGGCAGCAATCGGATTTCAGTAATCAAAGGAGAAGTTTTCCGCAACCTTACAAATTTACGGAGATTGTATCTCAATGGCAATCAGATAGAGCGTCTGAGCCCAGAAATGTTTGCTGGCCTCCACAATTTGCAATATCTATATTTGGAATACAATGTTATCAAAGAAATCTTAGCAGGCACTTTTGATTTAATGCCAAATTTGCAGTTGCTCTACCTGAACAACAATCTTCTACGAAGCTTGCCAGCATACGTTTTTGCTGGTGCACCGCTTGCTAGACTGAATCTGAGGAACAATCATTTCATGTATTTACCTGTAAGTGGCGTTCTTGATCAGCTAAAATCTCTGACACAAATTGATTTGGAAGGTAATCCATGGGACTGCACGTGTGATTTAGTTGCTTTAAAACTGTGGCTCGAAAAACTAAGTGAAGGTATTGTGGTAAAGGAGTTGAAATGTGAAACACCTGTACAGTTTGCTAACATTGAACTGAAGTCTCTGAAAAATGAGATCCTCTGTCCTAAACTCTTAAACAAGCCATCTGCTCTGTTCTCTAGTCCTGTGCCTGCTGTCACTTTTACAACACCTCTGGGACCAGTTCGGAGTCCTTCCGGGGGCCCAGTTCCGTTGTCCATCCTGATCTTAAGCATATTAGTTGTGCTTATTTTAACAGTGTTTGTTGCTTTTTGTCTTCTTGTTTTTGTGCTTCGGCGCAACAAAAAACCAACTGTAAAGCATGAAGGGATTGGAAATCAAGAATGCAGTTCTATGCAACTGCAGCTAAGAAAACACGAtcacaaatcaaacaaaaaagacGGACTGGGCGCAGAGGCCTTCATTCCTCAAACCATTGAGCAGATGAGCAAAAGTCATACCTGTGGCTTAAAGGAGTCTGAAACGGGCTTCACGTTTGCTGACCCACCAGGGCAAAAAGTCATTCTGCGAAATATTAGTGACAAAGAGAAAGATTTATTGCATGTGGATACCAGAAAAAGACTCAGCACAATTGATGAACTGGATGAATTATTCCCTGGGAGGGATTCCAATGTATTTATTCAGAATTTTCttgaaagtaaaaaagaatacaaCAGTATAGGGGTCAGTGGCTTTGAAATACGTTACCCAGAGAaacaacaagacaaaaaaaacaagaaatctcTAATAGGTGGTAATCATAGTAAAATTGTAGTAGAACAAAGAAAGAGTGAATATTTTGAACTAAAAGCTAAACTTCAAGGTTCGCCTGACTACCTACAAGTCCTTGAAGAACAAACAGCTTTGAATAAAATGTAG